The following proteins are co-located in the Rattus norvegicus strain BN/NHsdMcwi chromosome X, GRCr8, whole genome shotgun sequence genome:
- the Prrg3 gene encoding transmembrane gamma-carboxyglutamic acid protein 3 isoform X1: MAVFLEAKNAHAVLKRFPRANEFLEELRQGTIERECMEEICSYEEVKEVFENKEKTMEFWKGYPNAVYSVRDPSQSSDAMYVVVPLLGVVLLIVIALFIIWRCQLQKATRHHPSYAQNRYLASRAGHNLPRVMVYRGTVHSQGESSGHRETGNNPQIVLGPSRGGRTTVRLESTLYLPELSLSRLSSATPPPSYEEVTAPQEATSEEASVSYSDPPPKYEEIVAASPSGDK, from the exons ATGGCTG TGTTCCTGGAAGCTAAGAATGCCCATGCAGTCCTGAAACGGTTCCCCCGTGCAAATGAGTTTCTGGAGGAGCTACGTCAAGGCACCATTGAGCGGGAGTGCATGGAAGAGATCTGCAGTTATGAAGAGGTCAAGGAAGTAtttgagaacaaagagaaaacg ATGGAGTTTTGGAAGGGATACCCAAATGCAGTGTACTCAGTTCGAGATCCCTCGCAGAGCTCAGATGCCATGTATGTGGTGGTACCCCTTCTGGGGGTAGTCTTGCTGATTGTCATTGCCTTGTTTATCATCTGGAGGTGCCAGCTGCAGAAAGCAACCCGTCACCACCCCTCCTATGCTCAGAACCGGTACCTAGCCAGTCGCGCTGGGCACAACCTCCCCCGAGTCATGGTGTACAGAGGCACTGTGCATAGCCAGGGAGAGTCTTCTGGGCACCGTGAGACGGGCAATAACCCACAGATAGTTCTGGGGCCCAGCCGGGGAGGCAGAACAACTGTCAGGCTAGAGAGTACCCTCTACCtccctgagctctctctctccagactATCCAGTgctacccctcccccctcctatGAGGAGGTGACTGCACCCCAAGAGGCCACCAGTGAGGAGGCCAGTGTCTCTTACAGTGACCCTCCCCCAAAGTATGAAGAGATTGTGGCAGCCAGCCCCAGTGGAGACAAGTAG